Proteins encoded by one window of Haematobia irritans isolate KBUSLIRL chromosome 2, ASM5000362v1, whole genome shotgun sequence:
- the LOC142224646 gene encoding uncharacterized protein LOC142224646: MKEIWKCKPDWDSVIPCHINDVWLQWKDDLLQITKLEIPRHYFRKCMPNNVEIHVFVDASESAFAAVAYWRYIDDNKQVCVTFISSKTRCSPMKRLSVPRMELQAAVLGVRLMQTIYEEHGLGIDGCTLWSDSMIKSTHRRYKQFVANRVNEILSVSTPDNWRWVPTQYNTADEATRIRHKIEMSADTKWFTGPTFLTLDKELWPLNAINGEDSNDEEEIIKKFALVVAPNELIDIGRFSSYLMLKRTIAWIFRFAARCKGQVFGCNELSLSEIKKAETTLICIAQMQSYSDKMFLLEKKRPLPKHSNVKGLCPFKDKDGILRVGGRLNAASWLPYDVKHPIILHPRHDMTALIVREYHEKLLHQNNETTIAEIRQHFWIPRIRQVLRKIITNCMRCKIDKVKTLQPLMGQLPLDRFTPFVRPFTYTGLDYFGPVTVAIGRRQEKRWVALFTCLTVRAVHLEVAHDLSTDACILAIRNFISRRGTPVRMRSDNGKNFVGLNGDAKQF; the protein is encoded by the coding sequence ATGAAGGAGATATGGAAATGTAAACCGGACTGGGACAGCGTTATTCCGTGTCATATAAATGATGTGTGGCTTCAGTGGAAAGATGACCTGTTGCAGATTACGAAGCTAGAAATACCAAGACACTATTTCCGTAAGTGCATGCCAAATAATGTTGAGATACATGTCTTCGTAGACGCAAGCGAATCTGCATTCGCAGCTGTTGCTTACTGGCGATACATTGACGACAACAAACAGGTATGTGTGACATTTATATCTTCGAAGACACGTTGTTCACCAATGAAGCGATTGTCCGTTCCCCGTATGGAACTGCAGGCGGCAGTGTTGGGGGTGAGGCTAATGCAAACTATTTATGAGGAACATGGTCTTGGGATAGATGGTTGCACTTTATGGAGTGATTCAATGATTAAGTCGACTCATCGTCGCTACAAACAATTTGTTGCTAACAGAGTGAATGAGATTCTAAGTGTAAGTACTCCTGACAATTGGAGATGGGTTCCGACCCAGTACAACACAGCCGATGAAGCTACAAGAATTCGCCACAAAATAGAGATGAGTGCTGATACAAAGTGGTTTACCGGCCCTACGTTCTTGACATTagataaggagttatggcccttgAATGCTATTAATGGTGAGGACAGCAACGATGAAGAAGAGATTATCAAGAAATTTGCGCTCGTTGTGGCACCAAATGAACTGATTGATATCGGGCGGTTTTCGTCATATTTAATGTTGAAGAGAACAATTGCTTGGATCTTTCGTTTCGCCGCAAGATGCAAGGGTCAGGTCTTCGGGTGTAACGAACTGTCACTTTCTGAGATAAAGAAGGCGGAAACCACTCTTATTTGCATAGCACAGATGCAATCGTATTcggataaaatgtttttattagaAAAGAAACGGCCTTTGCCAAAGCATTCGAATGTGAAGGGTCTCTGCCCGTTTAAGGACAAAGATGGCATTTTACGAGTCGGTGGCCGATTGAATGCTGCAAGTTGGTTGCCATACGATGTTAAACATCCAATCATATTGCACCCCAGGCATGATATGACTGCATTGATAGTTCGAGAGTACCACGAGAAATTACTTCACCAGAATAATGAAACAACCATAGCAGaaattcgacaacatttttggaTACCTCGTATACGACAAGTTCTACGGAAGATTATAACCAATTGCATGAGATGTAAAATAGACAAAGTGAAAACCTTACAACCACTTATGGGCCAGTTACCATTGGACCGTTTTACACCCTTTGTAAGGCCCTTCACATATACGGGGCTTGATTATTTTGGCCCAGTGACAGTCGCTATAGGCCGAAGACAGGAGAAGAGATGGGTGGCACTGTTCACGTGTCTGACGGTGCGAGCAGTACACCTCGAAGTGGCACATGATCTTTCTACCGACGCTTGCATCctagctataagaaattttatcagccGGAGAGGAACTCCAGTCAGGATGCGAAGCGATAACGGAAAGAATTTCGTTGGATTGAATGGAGATGCGAAACAGTTCTGA
- the G6P gene encoding glucose-6-Phosphatase produces the protein MTRTDVNLPYLQRLYEFEIDFNRNVQKQMRFAEPLLRDVNNYMDPQMILDAWLPLVGALSHKLLIHLVVSVGLLNVSTSLIKWISPEYRPIWWLKEYGNVHKIKQFNIEVNACDTSAGFPSSHSVTLTAFAFITFHWLLLKLGKYCHLTKVEMYCLTHALVSLPLIAVWCGRLYVLGEFLHQCIGGSICAIAGIHFLQRYTSTLLKLPKLLSALSVVTAGFLPLGTYFVMLHMGVDPHWSVRMAFKWCSEVTSMRHEAGPIYVLFRDFGYLLGVSLSCPMLQNYKNNNGNIYKRLPAVIILIFLNFTALQNTPKHLGRWVFLLYELCRNCIHSYTLLSIFPKICK, from the exons ATGACACGTACTGATGTTAATCTGCCTTATCTCCAACGACTATACGAATTCGAAATAGATTTTAATCGAAATGTTCAAAAACA AATGCGATTTGCTGAACCCTTGCTACGAGACGTGAACAATTATATGGACCCGCAAATGATTTTAGATGCATGGTTGCCATTGGTGGGGGCACTTAGCCATAAACTATTAATTCATTTGGTAGTCTCAGTTGGTTTGCTCAATGTATCGACatctttaataaaatg GATTTCCCCCGAATATCGTCCAATCTGGTGGTTAAAGGAATATGGCAACgtccataaaattaaacaatttaataTTGAAGTAAATGCCTGTGACACAAGTGCAGGCTTCCCTTCAAGTCATTCGGTTACACTTACCGCTTTTGCTTTCATTACCTTTCATTGGCTGTTGTTGAAATTGGGAAAATACTGTCATCTGACCAAAGTGGAAATGTATTGCCTTACACATGCTTTGGTTTCATTGCCTTTGATTGCAGTCTGGTGTGGGCGTTTATATGTTCTGGGAGAGTTCCTACATCAATGTATTGGGGGCAGTATTTGTGCGATTGCAGGAATACACTTCCTTCAACGTTACACATCGACTTTATTAAAATTGCCCAAATTACTAAGCGCGCTATCCGTGGTAACAGCTGGTTTTCTACCATTGGGAACATATTTTGTCATGTTACATATGGGAGTGGATCCCCATTGGTCTGTGAGGATG GCTTTCAAATGGTGTTCAGAGGTAACTTCGATGCGCCATGAAGCAGGTCCCATCTACGTTCTATTTCGCGATTTTGGTTATTTATTGGGAGTTTCACTATCCTGCCCGATGCTGCAAAA ctacaaaaataacaatggAAATATTTACAAACGTTTACCGGCAGTGATCATTctgatatttttaaattttacagcTCTCCAGAATACCCCAAAGCATTTGGGCCGTTGGGTATTCCTCTTATATGAACTGTGTCGCAATTGCATACATTCATATACGCTATTAtcgatatttccaaaaatttgcaaGTGA